One segment of Candidatus Eremiobacterota bacterium DNA contains the following:
- a CDS encoding polysaccharide deacetylase family protein, which translates to MMPRMRNLLGFFYFIPRFIRKKFHLFSAGPKGFLKVLLYHDIPPHFHDTFRSHITLAHRIYNFIDIVEFEQMMSGLIPIHGENILLTFDDGFKSNRSIAEQILDPLGIKALFFVTTDFLDCNARNDQKEFVAQKIFEGKISSEDIPDYLSPLSWSDLEILLENGHTIGSHTKSHRRLSEITRASELEEEIVGSRAILHKKLGVEIKNFAYPFGDFKSINTEAALCAQKHYLYAFSGVRGENHPKIVRYLLRRESLSIEDSAPYMRFIIDGGLSWYYSHKRKYLDSMGETIET; encoded by the coding sequence ATGATGCCAAGGATGCGAAATTTGCTTGGCTTTTTTTATTTCATACCCCGCTTCATAAGGAAAAAATTTCATCTTTTTTCTGCCGGGCCCAAAGGATTTCTTAAAGTCCTTCTTTATCACGATATCCCGCCGCATTTCCATGATACATTTAGATCTCATATTACGTTGGCGCATAGAATTTATAATTTCATTGATATTGTTGAGTTTGAGCAAATGATGAGTGGATTGATTCCCATTCATGGTGAAAACATTTTGCTCACTTTCGATGATGGTTTCAAGTCAAACAGGAGTATCGCCGAACAGATCCTTGATCCCCTGGGAATTAAAGCCCTGTTTTTTGTGACAACAGATTTTCTTGATTGTAATGCAAGAAATGATCAAAAAGAATTTGTTGCACAAAAAATATTTGAGGGAAAAATATCATCAGAGGATATTCCGGATTATCTTTCACCGCTTTCATGGTCCGATCTTGAAATACTTCTTGAAAATGGACATACGATAGGATCTCACACAAAATCACATCGGCGTCTTTCTGAAATCACTCGCGCTAGTGAATTGGAAGAAGAAATCGTTGGTTCGAGAGCAATTTTGCATAAGAAACTTGGCGTGGAGATAAAGAATTTTGCGTATCCATTTGGGGACTTTAAAAGTATCAATACGGAAGCAGCGCTATGTGCTCAAAAGCACTATCTCTATGCATTTTCTGGAGTAAGGGGCGAAAATCATCCTAAGATTGTAAGATATTTACTGAGAAGAGAATCTCTTTCTATTGAGGACTCTGCACCCTATATGCGCTTTATAATAGATGGGGGACTTTCATGGTATTATTCTCATAAGAGAAAGTATTTAGATTCCATGGGGGAAACAATTGAAACATAA
- a CDS encoding peptidoglycan bridge formation glycyltransferase FemA/FemB family protein — translation MLTAAPLPEWSDFLSLVFTSTGDDQTLSSPWRKKGDYPYWFSRSAWALHAIILWWEEYNKKKEPIVWFPDYFCVEPLWAVFQKTQQVFFYPINERLHPDWDACKKITAKPDIFILVHYFGHPSESKEARAFCDLSGALLVEDCAHVMLPTQGIGMTGDFVFYSLYKNLALPDGSLLLLCSKSQYFVNQDITMALEIMKRTINMLSISSPSPLKWLIKRGIQKMLPAALAGALRKAQTFDDDAQIEAFPITPAISIISKKLLKRYAGRLSEMAEKRRLNKRVIDAILNIEDNVKPLFVMNPSSELIPYISPFVCPDKKAAKIKFEAINRSGGIVQFWPYLPCQVKSEPDFHRVALMLRNTVVTFPVHQTVSMQDYLNSYGRIVKHKIGSFHNEYSIDNYEVSQEEWNSFLEGMEHTSLTQSWAYGEAKAECEKWKVLRGIIKRGKQSIAIFQALQKKIPLIGTLIRINRGPLMIDANITHFDLYGVFMVLKKWPVFKGAFLLIVPELYDEPESGVMLTLLNYIRLRENVWHSSLLDLSREEKELRSSLKGKWRNQLAASERSGIVLKISYSSEDFEWLLTNHNILMKEKRYQGPSDELLRSLREKMVQKDDFVMLIALNNNLPAAGIVMIKHGLTCTYLLGWNGPEGRAIHANNYLLWNAIVEMKRRGCKWLDLGGLDEKSTPHITRFKRGVGGMEYKLAGEYIGF, via the coding sequence ATGCTGACAGCAGCACCTTTGCCGGAATGGAGTGATTTCCTCTCTTTGGTATTTACATCAACTGGAGATGATCAAACTCTTTCTTCTCCTTGGCGAAAGAAGGGTGATTATCCATATTGGTTTTCCAGGTCAGCCTGGGCTCTTCATGCCATAATACTCTGGTGGGAGGAATACAATAAAAAGAAAGAACCTATCGTCTGGTTCCCAGATTACTTCTGTGTTGAGCCTTTATGGGCTGTTTTCCAAAAAACGCAACAGGTGTTCTTTTATCCAATTAATGAAAGGCTGCACCCTGATTGGGATGCATGTAAGAAAATTACTGCAAAGCCTGATATTTTTATTCTGGTCCATTATTTTGGCCATCCATCAGAGAGTAAGGAAGCAAGGGCATTCTGTGATTTATCAGGGGCACTCCTTGTTGAAGACTGTGCTCATGTCATGCTTCCCACACAGGGGATTGGGATGACAGGTGATTTTGTTTTCTACAGTCTCTACAAAAATCTGGCACTGCCTGATGGCTCCCTTCTCTTGCTCTGTTCAAAGTCACAATACTTCGTTAACCAGGATATCACCATGGCGCTTGAAATAATGAAAAGAACAATAAATATGCTCTCGATATCATCACCGTCTCCATTGAAGTGGCTTATAAAGCGCGGAATTCAAAAAATGTTGCCAGCGGCTCTTGCGGGAGCGCTCAGAAAAGCTCAAACCTTTGATGATGATGCACAGATTGAGGCATTCCCCATAACACCGGCCATAAGCATTATCAGTAAAAAATTACTGAAACGTTACGCTGGACGTCTGTCAGAGATGGCAGAGAAAAGAAGGCTTAACAAAAGGGTTATTGATGCTATACTTAATATTGAAGACAATGTGAAGCCCCTTTTTGTAATGAACCCTTCTTCGGAATTGATTCCTTATATTTCTCCATTTGTGTGTCCCGATAAGAAAGCAGCAAAAATAAAATTTGAAGCAATCAATCGAAGTGGAGGCATTGTCCAATTCTGGCCCTATTTGCCTTGCCAAGTAAAGTCAGAGCCAGATTTTCATCGTGTCGCACTAATGCTTCGCAATACCGTAGTCACCTTTCCTGTCCATCAGACAGTATCAATGCAGGATTATCTTAACTCTTATGGGAGAATTGTAAAACATAAAATTGGATCATTTCATAATGAATATAGTATTGACAATTATGAAGTATCTCAGGAGGAATGGAATTCTTTTCTCGAAGGGATGGAGCATACAAGCCTTACGCAAAGTTGGGCTTATGGTGAGGCAAAGGCAGAATGTGAGAAATGGAAAGTTCTCCGAGGTATTATCAAGAGAGGAAAACAAAGCATTGCAATTTTCCAGGCTTTGCAGAAAAAAATACCCTTAATCGGCACCTTAATAAGGATAAACCGGGGGCCACTTATGATCGATGCAAATATTACTCATTTTGATCTTTATGGCGTATTTATGGTATTAAAGAAGTGGCCAGTCTTTAAAGGAGCTTTTCTTCTCATAGTGCCCGAACTTTATGATGAACCCGAAAGTGGAGTTATGTTAACGCTTCTAAATTATATACGATTAAGAGAAAATGTATGGCATTCCTCGCTTCTTGACCTCAGTAGAGAGGAAAAAGAGCTTCGCTCCTCTTTAAAAGGAAAATGGCGGAACCAGCTTGCCGCATCCGAGAGATCAGGCATTGTTCTTAAAATAAGTTATTCCTCTGAAGACTTTGAATGGCTGTTGACAAACCATAATATCCTCATGAAGGAGAAACGCTATCAAGGACCATCTGATGAACTATTAAGAAGTCTGCGGGAAAAGATGGTCCAAAAAGATGATTTCGTAATGTTGATTGCTTTGAATAATAATTTACCTGCTGCGGGTATTGTAATGATAAAGCATGGGCTCACATGCACTTACCTTTTAGGATGGAATGGACCAGAAGGTCGCGCAATTCACGCCAATAATTATCTCTTATGGAATGCAATAGTAGAAATGAAACGAAGAGGATGCAAATGGCTTGATTTAGGTGGACTGGATGAAAAATCCACACCCCATATCACAAGATTCAAGCGTGGCGTTGGAGGTATGGAGTATAAGTTGGCTGGAGAATATATAGGTTTCTGA
- a CDS encoding class I SAM-dependent methyltransferase: MKSDGMSSAGSEETEILWQKLFQKEQDSELSVIGYSDGIMKVKRTIETSNGQELEHAIRDNVAMTFLESDVDNAVDEAKNHHSNFVMKKKVNSIMRMLKHSSGDESLLIDLGCGFGWHWVEAARENSRFRFLLVDFSLNNLLVARKLMPFDRYPNVLCLQSDILHLPIISHMADFIWSVQVMQHLPQDKRKRTLNEMKRIGKPLCRFYIAWIRSVPLIELIYSILRRKYHKKGILSSGMFFQRYDREVEEEFNNLFSVKKSYSEGLFHPELRLISKNNLVGIIDDLICSTFLGYLCARQIEIWGTMK, from the coding sequence ATGAAGTCTGATGGGATGTCAAGTGCCGGTTCAGAAGAAACTGAAATATTATGGCAGAAGCTTTTTCAAAAAGAACAGGATAGTGAATTATCGGTAATCGGGTATTCAGATGGAATTATGAAGGTGAAAAGAACAATCGAAACGAGTAATGGGCAGGAACTGGAGCATGCTATAAGGGATAATGTAGCGATGACTTTCTTGGAATCAGATGTTGACAATGCCGTGGATGAGGCGAAGAATCATCATTCAAATTTTGTGATGAAAAAAAAAGTGAATTCTATAATGCGGATGCTTAAGCATTCATCGGGAGATGAATCGCTTTTGATTGATCTCGGCTGCGGTTTTGGCTGGCATTGGGTCGAAGCGGCTCGAGAAAACTCCCGGTTCAGGTTTCTTCTTGTGGACTTCTCTCTTAATAACCTTCTGGTCGCCAGGAAGTTAATGCCTTTTGATAGGTATCCAAATGTTTTGTGTCTTCAGAGTGACATTTTGCATCTTCCTATCATATCTCATATGGCAGATTTTATCTGGAGTGTTCAGGTAATGCAGCATTTGCCACAAGATAAACGAAAAAGAACTTTGAATGAGATGAAAAGGATAGGGAAGCCTCTCTGCAGATTCTATATTGCCTGGATTCGAAGCGTCCCTCTTATTGAACTTATTTATAGTATCTTGAGAAGGAAATACCATAAAAAGGGAATACTGAGCAGTGGAATGTTTTTCCAGCGTTATGACAGAGAAGTTGAAGAAGAATTTAATAACTTATTCTCAGTGAAGAAAAGTTATTCAGAAGGCCTCTTTCACCCAGAATTGCGGTTGATATCAAAAAATAATCTGGTAGGCATTATTGATGACTTGATTTGTTCCACATTTCTCGGATATCTTTGTGCGCGTCAAATTGAAATATGGGGCACTATGAAATAA
- a CDS encoding IS1634 family transposase, translated as MFIRVKKVTSGRKQYDYLQICETSREDKKVRQKVIATLGTMDELVPSGQLDRFVESMAKFSQNLQVLNLHQEGALSAEWSKSWGPSLIFRRLWEQLQIPEIIKAALTERAFQFDVEKTLFAIALQRLVKPGSDLLGSSWVKRAIYGEGLENIGLQHFYRALGFLAGKKEYVEDQLFERRRHMLINEVDIVFFDTSTLYFEGKGPKNFAKRGFSKDGHAQDNQIVFGVVMSREGTPLSCMWWPGNTADVETIRDVASSLKKRFYVKDVVLVCDRGMVSAKNLKRFTALGFKYIVGMKMRKTRHVKTKVMGKRGRYLEVRENLRVKEVSYRHQRYVLCYNPQEAERDKKKREAILDDLREKLAGGEARSLIGNKGYRAYLSVEREALHIDELKVQREARYDGKYVLRTNTDLPKEKVALTYKGLQDVEALFRDLKDILEARPFFHRKEDMVKAHLFSCFLALQLMVELKKRLESESVSIPWKEIILRLEQISAVKVNVGDSEFLLRTEFPPGVNDIFRAAGVRPPPRAQLISPQKACSHKISGESPGYTQLKLV; from the coding sequence ATGTTTATACGAGTGAAGAAAGTGACCAGCGGAAGAAAACAATACGACTACCTCCAGATCTGTGAAACCAGCAGAGAGGACAAGAAAGTGCGCCAGAAGGTAATCGCCACCCTGGGCACAATGGATGAGCTCGTCCCCAGCGGACAGCTTGACCGCTTTGTGGAAAGTATGGCGAAGTTCAGCCAGAACCTGCAGGTCCTCAACCTTCACCAGGAGGGCGCTCTCTCTGCGGAATGGTCGAAATCGTGGGGTCCTTCTCTCATATTCAGAAGGCTGTGGGAACAGCTTCAGATACCAGAAATCATCAAGGCCGCTCTCACAGAAAGAGCATTTCAGTTTGATGTGGAGAAGACGCTTTTTGCCATCGCGCTTCAGCGCCTTGTGAAACCGGGAAGCGATCTCCTCGGGAGCTCGTGGGTGAAGCGTGCCATCTATGGCGAAGGACTTGAGAATATCGGGCTCCAGCACTTTTACCGCGCGCTTGGCTTCCTTGCGGGGAAGAAAGAATACGTGGAGGATCAGCTTTTTGAGCGCCGGCGCCATATGCTCATCAACGAAGTGGATATCGTATTCTTCGACACAAGCACGCTCTACTTCGAAGGGAAAGGCCCGAAGAACTTTGCAAAGAGAGGGTTTTCCAAAGATGGCCACGCACAGGACAACCAGATAGTCTTTGGAGTGGTAATGAGCCGCGAGGGCACCCCTCTTTCCTGTATGTGGTGGCCAGGCAACACTGCTGATGTGGAAACCATACGCGATGTGGCATCTTCCCTGAAAAAACGATTTTACGTAAAAGACGTGGTGCTGGTGTGTGACCGGGGTATGGTGAGTGCGAAAAACCTCAAGCGATTCACGGCACTCGGCTTCAAGTATATCGTCGGGATGAAGATGAGAAAGACCAGACACGTCAAAACGAAAGTGATGGGCAAACGTGGGAGATACCTCGAAGTCCGGGAAAATCTCCGAGTAAAAGAGGTGTCCTATCGGCATCAGCGCTATGTCCTCTGCTACAACCCCCAGGAAGCCGAACGCGACAAAAAGAAGCGGGAGGCCATTCTTGATGATCTCCGGGAGAAGCTGGCAGGTGGCGAAGCAAGAAGCCTCATAGGCAACAAGGGCTATCGCGCATATCTCTCTGTCGAGAGGGAAGCGTTGCATATCGATGAGTTGAAGGTACAGCGGGAAGCGAGGTATGACGGGAAATATGTGCTTCGCACGAATACCGATCTTCCCAAAGAGAAAGTTGCCCTCACCTACAAGGGCCTTCAGGATGTAGAAGCGCTTTTCAGGGATCTCAAGGATATTCTTGAGGCCCGCCCTTTCTTTCACCGGAAAGAAGATATGGTGAAGGCACATCTTTTCAGCTGCTTCCTGGCGCTTCAGCTTATGGTAGAGCTGAAAAAGAGACTGGAGTCGGAGTCGGTGAGTATTCCCTGGAAGGAGATAATTCTCAGGCTTGAGCAGATTTCCGCAGTGAAGGTCAACGTGGGGGACAGTGAATTTCTGCTGCGCACGGAGTTTCCTCCTGGTGTGAACGACATATTCCGGGCGGCAGGCGTCCGCCCCCCTCCCCGGGCTCAGCTCATTTCTCCTCAGAAAGCCTGTTCTCATAAGATTTCTGGGGAATCTCCGGGGTATACCCAATTGAAGCTTGTGTAG
- a CDS encoding glycosyltransferase encodes MKIAVLNKTRGGISGGYRKYLLSVIPRLARHPDVEGVLCTSPPGLDIHESLESLPKLHCIDCLPFQVMRHRPEPSLRKALDDFSPDVVFVPLARYIRYNRVPTVVMVQNTWPLVSRLHDRHLGQSLVYAAERFETGVAVQKADHVIVISGYAGELIQKKWQVPEEKLSLIYFGVEAHPGGSEKKPLAIPPEWKGRFLFTAGSIAPFRGLDDILGVFADNAAGDLSTLNLVIAGEARRDMEGYRKKLMQYAETQGISSRVLWAGRLTSDEMAWCYKNCQSFLMMSRFEACPNIALEAMAHGCLIISTENPPMPEFFQDNALYYPAGDTGCLSEVLERALTLDEEERTALADKAQLRSMEFSWDVTAEKTVKILKEAASGREHK; translated from the coding sequence TTGAAAATAGCCGTCCTTAACAAGACCCGCGGCGGGATAAGCGGTGGGTACCGCAAGTACCTCCTCTCTGTCATCCCGCGGCTTGCCCGTCATCCTGACGTAGAGGGGGTGCTGTGCACCTCACCACCGGGCCTAGATATTCACGAAAGCCTGGAGAGTCTGCCGAAGCTCCATTGCATCGACTGCCTTCCCTTCCAGGTTATGCGCCACAGGCCCGAGCCATCGCTTCGAAAAGCCCTCGATGACTTTTCCCCCGATGTCGTCTTTGTCCCCCTTGCCCGCTATATCCGATATAATAGGGTTCCCACCGTGGTGATGGTGCAGAACACCTGGCCTCTCGTGTCGCGCCTTCACGACAGGCACCTCGGACAGAGCCTGGTGTATGCCGCAGAGCGTTTTGAGACAGGAGTGGCTGTGCAAAAGGCTGACCATGTCATCGTCATCTCTGGATATGCCGGTGAGCTTATTCAAAAGAAGTGGCAGGTCCCTGAGGAGAAGCTTTCATTGATCTATTTCGGTGTTGAAGCTCATCCCGGAGGGAGCGAAAAGAAGCCCCTGGCCATCCCTCCTGAATGGAAAGGGAGGTTCCTTTTCACTGCCGGCTCTATTGCTCCTTTCAGGGGGCTCGATGACATACTCGGGGTCTTTGCGGACAATGCTGCTGGTGATCTTTCCACTTTGAATCTTGTCATTGCCGGCGAAGCGCGCCGTGACATGGAAGGTTACCGGAAAAAACTCATGCAGTATGCTGAAACTCAGGGTATTTCCTCCCGGGTCCTGTGGGCAGGGAGGCTCACGAGCGATGAGATGGCCTGGTGTTATAAGAATTGCCAATCCTTTCTGATGATGAGCCGCTTCGAGGCCTGCCCCAACATCGCCCTCGAGGCGATGGCCCACGGGTGCCTCATCATCTCCACGGAGAACCCCCCCATGCCGGAGTTTTTTCAGGATAACGCCCTTTATTATCCTGCGGGGGATACGGGGTGCCTCTCGGAGGTGCTGGAAAGAGCCCTCACGCTTGATGAAGAAGAGAGGACTGCCTTGGCGGATAAGGCGCAGCTCCGCTCAATGGAGTTTTCATGGGATGTCACTGCGGAAAAGACTGTCAAGATATTGAAAGAGGCGGCTTCAGGCAGGGAGCATAAATGA
- a CDS encoding DUF3696 domain-containing protein, whose translation MLRTLRILNFKGWQDTGALELAPLTLLFGVNSSGKSSIGQFLMMLKQTAESADRKMVLSPGDRKSAVQPGTFQQMVYRRDPSQRISFEYLWDLPEGLAIKDSFSGKQHHGDRLSFEASVGINEQKHSSIFVERFHYNLQRDDGSKVLAIGMERLPYSDDGYEVKASEYILQPKEGRSGKMGPPVRFYGFPDEVAASFLNAEFVQELNLLQEKLFRSIFYLGPLRTRAERLYTWAGNEPEGVGFNGEHTVSAILSAKNRWIGIGKNGPEKAFEQVIAEKLKDMGLIKSFKVSSISKKRQEYEVKISTGGAGDTVELPDVGFGISQVLPVLVQCFYAPRGSIIIMEQPELHLHPSAQSALADVMIEVISSREDKVERNIQLVMETHSEHFLRRLQRRVAEGTVESGKVRAYFADVSGAPPHLDPLRIDEFGTILNWPEHFFGDEMGDVAEQARAANPRSDRQQVVGMERCALLGGNHGEIPLP comes from the coding sequence ATGCTCCGCACACTGAGAATTCTAAATTTCAAAGGATGGCAGGACACCGGCGCTCTCGAACTGGCGCCCCTCACCCTGCTTTTCGGTGTCAACAGCTCGGGAAAGTCGAGCATCGGGCAGTTCCTTATGATGCTCAAGCAGACGGCCGAGTCTGCTGACAGGAAAATGGTGCTTTCCCCGGGTGACAGGAAATCAGCGGTGCAGCCCGGCACATTCCAGCAGATGGTCTATCGCAGGGACCCTTCACAAAGAATTTCCTTTGAGTACCTCTGGGATCTCCCGGAAGGCCTTGCCATCAAGGACTCTTTTTCAGGGAAACAGCACCATGGAGACCGGCTTTCCTTCGAGGCATCAGTGGGCATCAACGAGCAGAAGCACTCATCGATCTTTGTGGAGCGTTTTCACTATAATCTTCAGCGTGATGACGGATCAAAAGTATTGGCAATAGGCATGGAGCGCCTTCCCTATTCCGATGATGGATATGAGGTGAAGGCCAGCGAATATATCTTGCAGCCCAAAGAAGGGCGCTCCGGCAAAATGGGGCCGCCGGTCAGGTTCTACGGTTTTCCCGACGAAGTGGCGGCCTCCTTCCTCAATGCGGAATTCGTCCAGGAGCTTAACCTGCTTCAGGAAAAGCTCTTTCGTTCAATATTTTACCTCGGCCCCCTGAGGACCAGGGCGGAGCGCCTCTATACCTGGGCGGGGAATGAGCCTGAAGGAGTGGGCTTTAACGGGGAACATACCGTTTCGGCGATCCTTTCAGCGAAAAACCGCTGGATAGGGATTGGAAAGAACGGTCCGGAAAAGGCATTTGAGCAGGTCATTGCCGAGAAGCTCAAGGACATGGGCCTTATTAAGAGCTTCAAAGTTTCCTCCATATCGAAAAAGAGGCAGGAATACGAGGTGAAGATAAGCACGGGAGGGGCTGGAGACACCGTCGAGCTTCCCGATGTGGGTTTCGGAATATCCCAGGTGCTTCCTGTGCTTGTGCAGTGCTTTTATGCGCCCCGTGGCTCCATTATCATCATGGAGCAGCCGGAGCTCCATCTTCATCCTTCCGCCCAGTCTGCCCTGGCCGATGTGATGATTGAGGTGATAAGCTCCCGCGAAGATAAGGTTGAAAGGAATATTCAGCTCGTTATGGAGACACACTCCGAGCATTTTCTCAGGCGTCTCCAGAGAAGAGTCGCTGAAGGCACGGTGGAGAGCGGGAAAGTCCGGGCATATTTCGCTGATGTATCAGGAGCCCCACCGCATCTTGATCCGCTCAGGATTGATGAATTCGGTACCATTCTCAACTGGCCGGAGCATTTCTTCGGTGATGAGATGGGGGATGTCGCAGAGCAGGCCAGGGCCGCCAATCCTCGAAGCGACAGACAGCAAGTGGTGGGGATGGAAAGATGCGCTCTCCTCGGCGGGAATCACGGTGAAATTCCTCTGCCGTGA
- a CDS encoding AAA family ATPase, whose translation MALIEGFRIENFRVLKKITMGRLDEHSHEPPLTPFLAVIGKNGTGKSTLFDTFGFLSDSLASGVEEACSLRSRGGFERLVSSGVEGSIRFELCYRETPESQPITYELSIAADEKDRPYVLEECLRQSGNNSSSTFFSLNEGKGFAWTGEEVFAGEKVEVSLTDKSQLGIAVYGVIKDHPRISRFRDFLKGWYLSYFIPDAAKGLPKAGPQRRLNARGDNLGNVVQYMEKEHKERFGDLLHRVAGKIPGVDSIKTKRSDDGRLLLCFNEKGFKDPFYANQMSDGTLKLLAYMLMLEDPQPPPFIGIEEPENGLYHKLLEVLAAEFRAHTTGKNNPPQILVTTHQPYFINALRPEETWILEKGLDGFARIKRAADDPLVCSLVSEGLPLGGLWYSDYFDARA comes from the coding sequence CTGGCGCTCATTGAGGGATTCAGGATAGAGAATTTCCGCGTGCTTAAGAAAATCACGATGGGGAGGCTTGATGAGCACTCACATGAGCCGCCTCTTACCCCCTTTCTTGCGGTGATAGGGAAGAACGGCACGGGGAAAAGCACGCTTTTCGATACCTTCGGATTTCTCTCAGACTCGCTTGCCTCAGGAGTCGAGGAAGCCTGCAGCCTTCGCAGCAGGGGCGGCTTTGAGCGCCTTGTATCTTCAGGAGTAGAAGGCTCTATAAGGTTCGAGCTCTGCTACCGGGAAACTCCCGAGAGCCAGCCGATTACTTATGAGCTGTCAATTGCAGCCGACGAAAAAGACAGGCCTTACGTCCTGGAGGAGTGCCTCAGGCAGAGCGGCAACAACTCATCCAGCACCTTTTTCTCGCTGAATGAAGGGAAGGGTTTCGCCTGGACCGGCGAGGAGGTTTTTGCCGGCGAGAAGGTGGAGGTGAGTCTTACCGACAAAAGCCAGCTTGGTATAGCGGTTTACGGGGTAATCAAGGATCATCCCCGCATCTCCCGCTTCAGAGATTTCCTTAAAGGCTGGTACCTGAGCTATTTTATCCCCGATGCCGCGAAGGGTCTTCCCAAGGCAGGCCCGCAGAGGCGTCTTAACGCCCGCGGCGATAACCTGGGAAATGTAGTGCAGTATATGGAAAAAGAACACAAAGAAAGGTTTGGAGATCTGCTGCACCGTGTTGCAGGTAAGATACCGGGCGTTGATTCCATCAAGACAAAGCGCTCCGATGACGGAAGGCTTCTGCTGTGCTTTAATGAGAAAGGCTTCAAGGATCCCTTCTACGCGAACCAGATGTCTGACGGAACGCTCAAGCTCCTTGCCTACATGCTCATGCTCGAAGATCCCCAGCCCCCTCCCTTCATAGGCATCGAGGAGCCCGAGAACGGACTTTATCACAAGCTTCTCGAGGTGCTCGCGGCGGAGTTCAGGGCCCATACCACGGGGAAAAACAACCCTCCCCAGATTCTTGTCACCACCCATCAGCCCTATTTCATCAATGCGCTCAGGCCTGAAGAGACATGGATACTGGAAAAGGGCCTCGATGGCTTTGCCCGGATAAAAAGGGCTGCCGATGACCCCCTGGTATGCAGCCTCGTGAGCGAGGGCCTGCCTCTTGGAGGGCTTTGGTACTCGGACTATTTCGACGCGAGGGCCTGA
- a CDS encoding DUF4276 family protein has product MQPRERGPASWRALVLGLFRREGLMHFEVLVEDRSGAIALEALLKKILTPEATGHTYTIHSYKGLGSIPRNLRHGSDPRKRILLSRLPGILRGYGKSLSTYNAVVVVVVDLDQRDCRAFKRELVALLDECVPRPDTLFRFAIEEIEAWYLGDPDAVKEAYPDARLNAIEGCMPDAVENTWERLADALYPGGSSALKREGYPRIGEMKCEWARNIAPHVDLERNRSHSLKVFMNGVLRKAGIVQ; this is encoded by the coding sequence ATGCAGCCTCGTGAGCGAGGGCCTGCCTCTTGGAGGGCTTTGGTACTCGGACTATTTCGACGCGAGGGCCTGATGCATTTCGAAGTGCTCGTCGAAGACCGGTCAGGGGCCATCGCCCTTGAGGCGCTTCTTAAGAAGATCCTCACTCCGGAAGCAACAGGCCATACCTATACCATCCACTCGTATAAGGGGCTTGGAAGCATTCCGCGAAACCTCCGCCACGGCTCAGATCCCAGAAAGCGAATACTTCTCAGTCGCCTCCCCGGTATTCTGAGGGGCTATGGAAAAAGCTTATCAACATACAATGCAGTTGTGGTTGTCGTGGTTGATCTCGATCAGAGGGACTGCAGGGCATTCAAGAGGGAGCTCGTCGCGCTCCTTGACGAGTGTGTGCCCAGGCCCGATACCCTCTTCAGGTTTGCCATAGAAGAAATTGAGGCATGGTATCTTGGTGATCCCGATGCGGTAAAGGAAGCCTATCCTGATGCCAGGCTGAATGCCATAGAGGGCTGCATGCCGGATGCAGTGGAAAATACATGGGAGAGGCTTGCAGATGCGCTCTATCCAGGAGGCTCCAGTGCCCTCAAAAGAGAAGGATACCCCCGCATAGGTGAAATGAAGTGCGAATGGGCAAGGAACATCGCGCCCCATGTTGATCTGGAGCGGAACAGATCTCACAGTCTGAAGGTTTTTATGAACGGGGTCTTGAGAAAGGCGGGGATTGTTCAATAA